One Meriones unguiculatus strain TT.TT164.6M chromosome 5, Bangor_MerUng_6.1, whole genome shotgun sequence DNA segment encodes these proteins:
- the Copg1 gene encoding coatomer subunit gamma-1: MLKKFDKKDEESGGGSNPLQHLEKSAVLQEARVFNETPINPRKCAHILTKILYLINQGEHLGTTEATEAFFAMTKLFQSNDPTLRRMCYLTIKEMSCIAEDVIIVTSSLTKDMTGKEDNYRGPAVRALCQITDSTMLQAVERYMKQAIVDKVPSVSSSALVSSLHLLKCSFDVVKRWVNEAQEAASSDNIMVQYHALGLLYHVRKNDRLAVSKMISKFTRHGLKSPFAYCMMIRVASKQLEEEDGSRDSPLFDFIESCLRNKHEMVVYEAASAIVNLPGCSAKELAPAVSVLQLFCSSPKAALRYAAVRTLNKVAMKHPSAVTACNLDLENLVTDSNRSIATLAITTLLKTGSESSIDRLMKQISSFMSEISDEFKVVVVQAISALCQKYPRKHAVLMSFLFTMLREEGGFEYKRAIVDCIISIIEENAESKETGLSHLCEFIEDCEFTVLATRILHLLGQEGPKTNNPSKYIRFIYNRVVLEHEEVRAGAVSALAKFGAQNEEMLPSILVLLKRCVMDDDNEVRDRATFYLNVLEQKQKALNAGYILNGLTVSIPGLERALQQYTLEPSEKPFDLKSVPLATTPMAEQRPESTATATVKQPEKVAATRQEIFQEQLAAVPEFQGLGPLFKSSPEPVALTESETEYVVRCTKHTFSDHLVFQFDCTNTLNDQTLENVTVQMEPTEAYEVLAYVPARSLPYNQPGTCYTLVALPKEDPTAVACTLSCVMKFTVKDCDPNTGEIDEEGYEDEYVLEDLEVTVSDHIQKVMKVNFEAAWDEVGDEFEKEETFTLSTIKTLEEAVGNIVKFLGMHPCERSDKVPENKNTHTLLLAGVFRGGHDILVRSRLLLLDTVTMQVTARSSEELPVDIILASVG; encoded by the exons GTGGAGGCTCCAACCCCCTCCAGCACCTGGAGAAGAGTGCAGTACTCCAAGAG GCTCGGGTCTTTAACGAAACTCCTATCAATCCTCGGAAATGTGCCCACATCCTCACCAAGATCCTTTACCTCATAAACCAG GGGGAGCACCTGGGGACCACAGAAGCAACTGAAGCGTTCTTCGCCATGACCAAGCTCTTTCAGTCCAACGAT CCCACACTCCGTCGCATGTGCTACTTGACCATCAAGGAGATGTCCTGCATTGCAGAGGATGTCATCATTGTTACCAGCAG CCTGACCAAAGATATGACTGGGAAAGAAGATAATTACCGTGGTCCCGCTGTGCGAGCCCTCTGCCAGATCACTGAC AGCACCATGCTGCAGGCTGTCGAGCGCTACATGAAGCAGGCGATTGTAGACAAGGTCCCCAGTGTCTCCAGCTCTGCCCTTGTGTCTTCCCTG CATCTGCTGAAATGCAGCTTTGATGTGGTCAAGCGCTGGGTGAACGAGGCCCAGGAGGCAGCATCCAGTGACAACATCATGGTACAG TACCATGCACTAGGACTTCTGTACCATGTGCGGAAGAATGACCGCCTGGCtgtgagtaagatgatcagtaaGTTCACCCGGCATGGCCTGAAGTCCCCTTTTGCCTACTGCATGATGATCCGAGTGGCCAGCAAGCAGCTAGAAGAAGAAGATGGCAG CCGTGACAGCCCACTATTTGACTTCATTGAGAGCTGCCTGCGTAACAAGCACGAGATGGTGGTATATGAAGCTGCCTCAGCCATTGTCAACCTGCCAGGCTGCAGTGCCAAAGAGCTGGCCCCCGCCGTGTCAG TGCTCCAGCTTTTCTGCAGTTCGCCCAAGGCCGCTCTTCGCTATGCTGCTGTGCGCACCCTCAATAAG GTGGCCATGAAGCACCCATCAGCAGTGACCGCCTGCAATCTGGATCTGGAAAACCTGGTCACAGACTCGAACCGTAGCATCGCCACATTGGCCATCACCACCCTCCTCAAGACAGGGAGTGAGAGCAGCATTGACCGCCTTATGAAGCAGATTTCTTCCTTCATGTCGGAGATCTCAGATGAGTTCAAG GTGGTGGTTGTCCAGGCCATCAGTGCCCTGTGCCAGAAGTACCCTCGCAAACATGCCGTGCTCATGAGCTTCCTGTTCACCATGCTAAGGGAAGAG GGTGGCTTTGAGTACAAGCGCGCCATCGTGGACTGCATCATCAGCATCATTGAGGAGAATGCAGAGAGCAAGGAGACAGGGCTGTCACACCTATGCGAGTTCATCGAGGACTGTGAGTTCACGGTGCTGGCCACCCGCATCCTGCACTTGCTGGGCCAGGAGGGGCCCAAGACCAACAACCCCTCCAAGTACATTCGCTTCATCTACAACCGTGTGGTCTTGGAGCATGAAGAGGTTCGGGCAG GTGCAGTGAGTGCCCTGGCCAAGTTTGGAGCCCAGAATGAAGAGATGTTACCTAGTATCTTGGTGTTGCTGAAGAG GTGTGTGATGGATGACGACAATGAAGTGAGAGACAGAGCCACCTTTTATCTGAACGTCCTGGAGCAGAAGCAGAAGGCTCTCAATGCAGGTTATATCCTAAATG GTCTGACTGTGTCAATCCCTGGTCTGGAGAGAGCCCTGCAGCAGTACACACTGGAACCCTCCGAAAAGCCGTTTGACCTCAAGTCTGTGCCTCTGGCCACTACCCCTATGGCAGAACAGAGACCAG AAAGCACCGCCACTGCAACAGTCAAACAGCCAGAGAAAGTAGCAGCCACTCGGCAGGAGATTTTCCAGG AGCAGTTAGCAGCGGTACCTGAGTTCCAGGGGCTCGGGCCCCTCTTCAAGTCCTCACCTGAGCCAGTGGCCCTCACTGAGTCGGAAACTGAGTATGTCGTTCGTTGCACCAAACACACCTTCTCTGACCACTTGGTGTTCCAG TTTGACTGCACGAACACCCTCAATGACCAGACCCTGGAGAATGTCACAGTGCAGATGGAGCCCACGGAGGCATATGAAGTGCTCGCCTATGTGCCTGCCAGAAGCTTGCCCTACAACCAGCCTGGGACCTGCTACACACTAGTGGCTCTGCCCAAGGAAGACCCCACAGCTG TGGCGTGCACGCTCAGCTGTGTCATGAAGTTCACTGTCAAGGACTGTGACCCCAACACTGGAGAGATTGATGAAGAAGGCTATGAGGATGAATATGTG CTGGAGGATCTAGAGGTTACCGTGTCTGATCACATCCAGAAAGTCATGAAAGTGAACTTTGAAGCAGCCTGGGATGAGGTCGGGGATGAGTTTGAGAAGGAGGAGACATTCACCCTGTCTACTATCAAGACACTTGAAG AGGCTGTGGGCAATATCGTGAAGTTCTTGGGAATGCACCCTTGTGAAAGGTCAGACAAAGTGCCAGAGAACAAGAACACTCACACGCTGCTGCTAGCTG GTGTGTTCCGAGGTGGTCATGACATCCTTGTGCGCTCTCGGCTTCTGCTTTTGGACACAGTGACAATGCAGGTGACAGCCAGAAGCTCAGAGGAGCTGCCAGTCGATATCATCTTGGCATCTGTGGGTTAA